From Coffea arabica cultivar ET-39 chromosome 10e, Coffea Arabica ET-39 HiFi, whole genome shotgun sequence, one genomic window encodes:
- the LOC113711148 gene encoding F-box protein At4g27050 isoform X1 — MESRAILATGFGPRKCAKIGQPLKDQISRLPDEILVYILSCLTLKEAARTSVLSKRWIDLWRSMACLDFDASKVLKKMFSIPSWGRYADFVRKERHKYVEWVDKVLLQSDKSLALDYLRVAFYLDNCYGDEIHKWLQHAFARRVQRLELNLFPDDDPPATQESYTFHYELFCPSSGQSQPGYSEIHHHAQIGFKSLRALSLISVNVTGEVLEFFLINCPFLERLVVEASSVLINLRVCGPSIALKYLEVCCCLMLQSIIVSDTNLVFLKTTEAHHLVLQNVPMLVNVWVSGNSRNLVRDVTSWLSCCLSKLEVLTLRANKFQVSQEKGIVHELPQLTNLKEFVLIASASKDHSLIGFTSLIRASPNLEKFVLKLESWWDDMVRGDRKLKKAASFPLQHLKVVELLGYYGRRSELELVEYFLENAIVLEKLIIDPRDPRNVTFPKTRKERKQEKKQEKLARICAKQQIEGLIPSHIEFSIL, encoded by the exons ATGGAATCAAGGGCAATACTTGCCACTGGTTTTGGACCGAGGAAG TGTGCAAAGATAGGGCAGCCCCTCAAGGATCAGATTAGTCGGCTTCCAGATGAAATCCTTGTTTATATTCTGTCTTGCCTAACGCTAAAAGAAGCTGCCAGAACAAGTGTTCTTTCAAAGCGTTGGATAGATCTATGGAGGTCCATGGCTTGCCTTGATTTTGATGCTTCAAAAGTGCTAAAGAAGATGTTCTCAATACCCAGCTGGGGAAGGTATGCGGACTTTGTTAGAAAGGAAAGGCATAAGTATGTTGAATGGGTTGACAAGGTGCTGCTTCAATCAGACAAGTCCTTGGCATTAGATTATTTGAGAGTTGCTTTTTATTTGGACAATTGTTATGGAGACGAGATTCATAAATGGCTTCAGCATGCATTTGCAAGGAGAGTGCAAAGGCTAGAATTGAACCTGTTTCCAGATGATGACCCGCCTGCTACTCAAGAATCATATACTTTTCATTATGAACTTTTTTGCCCTAGCAGTGGTCAATCTCAACCTGGTTACTCTGAAATCCATCATCATGCACAGATTGGCTTCAAGTCCCTTAGAGCATTGAGTTTGATAAGTGTGAATGTAACTGGGGAGGTACTGGAATTCTTCTTGATCAATTGTCCATTTCTTGAGCGCCTGGTAGTGGAGGCCTCTTCAGTTTTGATCAACCTTCGAGTTTGTGGTCCATCTATTGCCTTGAAATATCTGGAGGTATGCTGCTGTTTGATGTTGCAATCCATTATTGTCAGCGACACAAATTTAGTCTTCCTTAAAACTACTGAAGCACACCATCTTGTACTTCAGAACGTCCCCATGCTTGTGAATGTATGGGTTTCTGGGAATTCCCGTAACTTGGTCAGGGATGTTACTTCTTGGCTTTCTTGCTGCTTGTCAAAACTAGAGGTTCTTACTTTACGTGCCAACAAGTTTCAAGTTTCACAG GAAAAAGGAATTGTTCATGAGCTTCCTCAACTTACTAATCTGAAGGAGTTCGTCTTGATAGCTTCTGCATCAAAAGATcacagtttgattggatttactTCTTTGATCAGGGCTTCGCCCAACTTGGAGAAGTTTGTGCTGAAG TTGGAATCGTGGTGGGATGATATGGTCAGGGGAgatagaaagttgaagaaagcTGCTAGCTTTCCGCTCCAACATCTGAAAGTGGTTGAGTTGCTTGGATACTATGGTCGCAGAAGTGAACTTGAACTTGTTGAATACTTCCTCGAAAACGCTATTGTCCTCGAGAAACTTATAATTGACCCTCGTGATCCTCGTAATGTCACTTTTCCCAAAACGCGCAAGGAAAGAAAGCAGGAAAAGAAGCAGGAAAAGTTAGCTAGAATCTGTGCCAAGCAACAGATCGAGGGATTAATACCTTCACATATTGAATTTTCGATTCTATAG
- the LOC113711148 gene encoding F-box protein At4g27050 isoform X2, which yields MESRAILATGFGPRKCAKIGQPLKDQISRLPDEILVYILSCLTLKEAARTSVLSKRWIDLWRSMACLDFDASKVLKKMFSIPSWGRYADFVRKERHKYVEWVDKVLLQSDKSLALDYLRVAFYLDNCYGDEIHKWLQHAFARRVQRLELNLFPDDDPPATQESYTFHYELFCPSSGQSQPGYSEIHHHAQIGFKSLRALSLISVNVTGEVLEFFLINCPFLERLVVEASSVLINLRVCGPSIALKYLEVCCCLMLQSIIVSDTNLVFLKTTEAHHLVLQNVPMLVNVWVSGNSRNLVRDVTSWLSCCLSKLEEKGIVHELPQLTNLKEFVLIASASKDHSLIGFTSLIRASPNLEKFVLKLESWWDDMVRGDRKLKKAASFPLQHLKVVELLGYYGRRSELELVEYFLENAIVLEKLIIDPRDPRNVTFPKTRKERKQEKKQEKLARICAKQQIEGLIPSHIEFSIL from the exons ATGGAATCAAGGGCAATACTTGCCACTGGTTTTGGACCGAGGAAG TGTGCAAAGATAGGGCAGCCCCTCAAGGATCAGATTAGTCGGCTTCCAGATGAAATCCTTGTTTATATTCTGTCTTGCCTAACGCTAAAAGAAGCTGCCAGAACAAGTGTTCTTTCAAAGCGTTGGATAGATCTATGGAGGTCCATGGCTTGCCTTGATTTTGATGCTTCAAAAGTGCTAAAGAAGATGTTCTCAATACCCAGCTGGGGAAGGTATGCGGACTTTGTTAGAAAGGAAAGGCATAAGTATGTTGAATGGGTTGACAAGGTGCTGCTTCAATCAGACAAGTCCTTGGCATTAGATTATTTGAGAGTTGCTTTTTATTTGGACAATTGTTATGGAGACGAGATTCATAAATGGCTTCAGCATGCATTTGCAAGGAGAGTGCAAAGGCTAGAATTGAACCTGTTTCCAGATGATGACCCGCCTGCTACTCAAGAATCATATACTTTTCATTATGAACTTTTTTGCCCTAGCAGTGGTCAATCTCAACCTGGTTACTCTGAAATCCATCATCATGCACAGATTGGCTTCAAGTCCCTTAGAGCATTGAGTTTGATAAGTGTGAATGTAACTGGGGAGGTACTGGAATTCTTCTTGATCAATTGTCCATTTCTTGAGCGCCTGGTAGTGGAGGCCTCTTCAGTTTTGATCAACCTTCGAGTTTGTGGTCCATCTATTGCCTTGAAATATCTGGAGGTATGCTGCTGTTTGATGTTGCAATCCATTATTGTCAGCGACACAAATTTAGTCTTCCTTAAAACTACTGAAGCACACCATCTTGTACTTCAGAACGTCCCCATGCTTGTGAATGTATGGGTTTCTGGGAATTCCCGTAACTTGGTCAGGGATGTTACTTCTTGGCTTTCTTGCTGCTTGTCAAAACTAGAG GAAAAAGGAATTGTTCATGAGCTTCCTCAACTTACTAATCTGAAGGAGTTCGTCTTGATAGCTTCTGCATCAAAAGATcacagtttgattggatttactTCTTTGATCAGGGCTTCGCCCAACTTGGAGAAGTTTGTGCTGAAG TTGGAATCGTGGTGGGATGATATGGTCAGGGGAgatagaaagttgaagaaagcTGCTAGCTTTCCGCTCCAACATCTGAAAGTGGTTGAGTTGCTTGGATACTATGGTCGCAGAAGTGAACTTGAACTTGTTGAATACTTCCTCGAAAACGCTATTGTCCTCGAGAAACTTATAATTGACCCTCGTGATCCTCGTAATGTCACTTTTCCCAAAACGCGCAAGGAAAGAAAGCAGGAAAAGAAGCAGGAAAAGTTAGCTAGAATCTGTGCCAAGCAACAGATCGAGGGATTAATACCTTCACATATTGAATTTTCGATTCTATAG
- the LOC113711148 gene encoding F-box/LRR-repeat protein At3g58900 isoform X4 encodes MESRAILATGFGPRKCAKIGQPLKDQISRLPDEILVYILSCLTLKEAARTSVLSKRWIDLWRSMACLDFDASKVLKKMFSIPSWGRYADFVRKERHKYVEWVDKVLLQSDKSLALDYLRVAFYLDNCYGDEIHKWLQHAFARRVQRLELNLFPDDDPPATQESYTFHYELFCPSSGQSQPGYSEIHHHAQIGFKSLRALSLISVNVTGEVLEFFLINCPFLERLVVEASSVLINLRVCGPSIALKYLENVPMLVNVWVSGNSRNLVRDVTSWLSCCLSKLEEKGIVHELPQLTNLKEFVLIASASKDHSLIGFTSLIRASPNLEKFVLKLESWWDDMVRGDRKLKKAASFPLQHLKVVELLGYYGRRSELELVEYFLENAIVLEKLIIDPRDPRNVTFPKTRKERKQEKKQEKLARICAKQQIEGLIPSHIEFSIL; translated from the exons ATGGAATCAAGGGCAATACTTGCCACTGGTTTTGGACCGAGGAAG TGTGCAAAGATAGGGCAGCCCCTCAAGGATCAGATTAGTCGGCTTCCAGATGAAATCCTTGTTTATATTCTGTCTTGCCTAACGCTAAAAGAAGCTGCCAGAACAAGTGTTCTTTCAAAGCGTTGGATAGATCTATGGAGGTCCATGGCTTGCCTTGATTTTGATGCTTCAAAAGTGCTAAAGAAGATGTTCTCAATACCCAGCTGGGGAAGGTATGCGGACTTTGTTAGAAAGGAAAGGCATAAGTATGTTGAATGGGTTGACAAGGTGCTGCTTCAATCAGACAAGTCCTTGGCATTAGATTATTTGAGAGTTGCTTTTTATTTGGACAATTGTTATGGAGACGAGATTCATAAATGGCTTCAGCATGCATTTGCAAGGAGAGTGCAAAGGCTAGAATTGAACCTGTTTCCAGATGATGACCCGCCTGCTACTCAAGAATCATATACTTTTCATTATGAACTTTTTTGCCCTAGCAGTGGTCAATCTCAACCTGGTTACTCTGAAATCCATCATCATGCACAGATTGGCTTCAAGTCCCTTAGAGCATTGAGTTTGATAAGTGTGAATGTAACTGGGGAGGTACTGGAATTCTTCTTGATCAATTGTCCATTTCTTGAGCGCCTGGTAGTGGAGGCCTCTTCAGTTTTGATCAACCTTCGAGTTTGTGGTCCATCTATTGCCTTGAAATATCTGGAG AACGTCCCCATGCTTGTGAATGTATGGGTTTCTGGGAATTCCCGTAACTTGGTCAGGGATGTTACTTCTTGGCTTTCTTGCTGCTTGTCAAAACTAGAG GAAAAAGGAATTGTTCATGAGCTTCCTCAACTTACTAATCTGAAGGAGTTCGTCTTGATAGCTTCTGCATCAAAAGATcacagtttgattggatttactTCTTTGATCAGGGCTTCGCCCAACTTGGAGAAGTTTGTGCTGAAG TTGGAATCGTGGTGGGATGATATGGTCAGGGGAgatagaaagttgaagaaagcTGCTAGCTTTCCGCTCCAACATCTGAAAGTGGTTGAGTTGCTTGGATACTATGGTCGCAGAAGTGAACTTGAACTTGTTGAATACTTCCTCGAAAACGCTATTGTCCTCGAGAAACTTATAATTGACCCTCGTGATCCTCGTAATGTCACTTTTCCCAAAACGCGCAAGGAAAGAAAGCAGGAAAAGAAGCAGGAAAAGTTAGCTAGAATCTGTGCCAAGCAACAGATCGAGGGATTAATACCTTCACATATTGAATTTTCGATTCTATAG
- the LOC113711148 gene encoding F-box/LRR-repeat protein At3g58940 isoform X3 codes for MESRAILATGFGPRKCAKIGQPLKDQISRLPDEILVYILSCLTLKEAARTSVLSKRWIDLWRSMACLDFDASKVLKKMFSIPSWGRYADFVRKERHKYVEWVDKVLLQSDKSLALDYLRVAFYLDNCYGDEIHKWLQHAFARRVQRLELNLFPDDDPPATQESYTFHYELFCPSSGQSQPGYSEIHHHAQIGFKSLRALSLISVNVTGEVLEFFLINCPFLERLVVEASSVLINLRVCGPSIALKYLENVPMLVNVWVSGNSRNLVRDVTSWLSCCLSKLEVLTLRANKFQVSQEKGIVHELPQLTNLKEFVLIASASKDHSLIGFTSLIRASPNLEKFVLKLESWWDDMVRGDRKLKKAASFPLQHLKVVELLGYYGRRSELELVEYFLENAIVLEKLIIDPRDPRNVTFPKTRKERKQEKKQEKLARICAKQQIEGLIPSHIEFSIL; via the exons ATGGAATCAAGGGCAATACTTGCCACTGGTTTTGGACCGAGGAAG TGTGCAAAGATAGGGCAGCCCCTCAAGGATCAGATTAGTCGGCTTCCAGATGAAATCCTTGTTTATATTCTGTCTTGCCTAACGCTAAAAGAAGCTGCCAGAACAAGTGTTCTTTCAAAGCGTTGGATAGATCTATGGAGGTCCATGGCTTGCCTTGATTTTGATGCTTCAAAAGTGCTAAAGAAGATGTTCTCAATACCCAGCTGGGGAAGGTATGCGGACTTTGTTAGAAAGGAAAGGCATAAGTATGTTGAATGGGTTGACAAGGTGCTGCTTCAATCAGACAAGTCCTTGGCATTAGATTATTTGAGAGTTGCTTTTTATTTGGACAATTGTTATGGAGACGAGATTCATAAATGGCTTCAGCATGCATTTGCAAGGAGAGTGCAAAGGCTAGAATTGAACCTGTTTCCAGATGATGACCCGCCTGCTACTCAAGAATCATATACTTTTCATTATGAACTTTTTTGCCCTAGCAGTGGTCAATCTCAACCTGGTTACTCTGAAATCCATCATCATGCACAGATTGGCTTCAAGTCCCTTAGAGCATTGAGTTTGATAAGTGTGAATGTAACTGGGGAGGTACTGGAATTCTTCTTGATCAATTGTCCATTTCTTGAGCGCCTGGTAGTGGAGGCCTCTTCAGTTTTGATCAACCTTCGAGTTTGTGGTCCATCTATTGCCTTGAAATATCTGGAG AACGTCCCCATGCTTGTGAATGTATGGGTTTCTGGGAATTCCCGTAACTTGGTCAGGGATGTTACTTCTTGGCTTTCTTGCTGCTTGTCAAAACTAGAGGTTCTTACTTTACGTGCCAACAAGTTTCAAGTTTCACAG GAAAAAGGAATTGTTCATGAGCTTCCTCAACTTACTAATCTGAAGGAGTTCGTCTTGATAGCTTCTGCATCAAAAGATcacagtttgattggatttactTCTTTGATCAGGGCTTCGCCCAACTTGGAGAAGTTTGTGCTGAAG TTGGAATCGTGGTGGGATGATATGGTCAGGGGAgatagaaagttgaagaaagcTGCTAGCTTTCCGCTCCAACATCTGAAAGTGGTTGAGTTGCTTGGATACTATGGTCGCAGAAGTGAACTTGAACTTGTTGAATACTTCCTCGAAAACGCTATTGTCCTCGAGAAACTTATAATTGACCCTCGTGATCCTCGTAATGTCACTTTTCCCAAAACGCGCAAGGAAAGAAAGCAGGAAAAGAAGCAGGAAAAGTTAGCTAGAATCTGTGCCAAGCAACAGATCGAGGGATTAATACCTTCACATATTGAATTTTCGATTCTATAG
- the LOC113711148 gene encoding F-box/LRR-repeat protein At3g58900 isoform X5, with amino-acid sequence MESRAILATGFGPRKCAKIGQPLKDQISRLPDEILVYILSCLTLKEAARTSVLSKRWIDLWRSMACLDFDASKVLKKMFSIPSWGRYADFVRKERHKYVEWVDKVLLQSDKSLALDYLRVAFYLDNCYGDEIHKWLQHAFARRVQRLELNLFPDDDPPATQESYTFHYELFCPSSGQSQPGYSEIHHHAQIGFKSLRALSLISVNVTGEVLEFFLINCPFLERLVVEASSVLINLRVCGPSIALKYLEEKGIVHELPQLTNLKEFVLIASASKDHSLIGFTSLIRASPNLEKFVLKLESWWDDMVRGDRKLKKAASFPLQHLKVVELLGYYGRRSELELVEYFLENAIVLEKLIIDPRDPRNVTFPKTRKERKQEKKQEKLARICAKQQIEGLIPSHIEFSIL; translated from the exons ATGGAATCAAGGGCAATACTTGCCACTGGTTTTGGACCGAGGAAG TGTGCAAAGATAGGGCAGCCCCTCAAGGATCAGATTAGTCGGCTTCCAGATGAAATCCTTGTTTATATTCTGTCTTGCCTAACGCTAAAAGAAGCTGCCAGAACAAGTGTTCTTTCAAAGCGTTGGATAGATCTATGGAGGTCCATGGCTTGCCTTGATTTTGATGCTTCAAAAGTGCTAAAGAAGATGTTCTCAATACCCAGCTGGGGAAGGTATGCGGACTTTGTTAGAAAGGAAAGGCATAAGTATGTTGAATGGGTTGACAAGGTGCTGCTTCAATCAGACAAGTCCTTGGCATTAGATTATTTGAGAGTTGCTTTTTATTTGGACAATTGTTATGGAGACGAGATTCATAAATGGCTTCAGCATGCATTTGCAAGGAGAGTGCAAAGGCTAGAATTGAACCTGTTTCCAGATGATGACCCGCCTGCTACTCAAGAATCATATACTTTTCATTATGAACTTTTTTGCCCTAGCAGTGGTCAATCTCAACCTGGTTACTCTGAAATCCATCATCATGCACAGATTGGCTTCAAGTCCCTTAGAGCATTGAGTTTGATAAGTGTGAATGTAACTGGGGAGGTACTGGAATTCTTCTTGATCAATTGTCCATTTCTTGAGCGCCTGGTAGTGGAGGCCTCTTCAGTTTTGATCAACCTTCGAGTTTGTGGTCCATCTATTGCCTTGAAATATCTGGAG GAAAAAGGAATTGTTCATGAGCTTCCTCAACTTACTAATCTGAAGGAGTTCGTCTTGATAGCTTCTGCATCAAAAGATcacagtttgattggatttactTCTTTGATCAGGGCTTCGCCCAACTTGGAGAAGTTTGTGCTGAAG TTGGAATCGTGGTGGGATGATATGGTCAGGGGAgatagaaagttgaagaaagcTGCTAGCTTTCCGCTCCAACATCTGAAAGTGGTTGAGTTGCTTGGATACTATGGTCGCAGAAGTGAACTTGAACTTGTTGAATACTTCCTCGAAAACGCTATTGTCCTCGAGAAACTTATAATTGACCCTCGTGATCCTCGTAATGTCACTTTTCCCAAAACGCGCAAGGAAAGAAAGCAGGAAAAGAAGCAGGAAAAGTTAGCTAGAATCTGTGCCAAGCAACAGATCGAGGGATTAATACCTTCACATATTGAATTTTCGATTCTATAG
- the LOC113711148 gene encoding F-box/LRR-repeat protein At3g26922 isoform X6, with product MESRAILATGFGPRKCAKIGQPLKDQISRLPDEILVYILSCLTLKEAARTSVLSKRWIDLWRSMACLDFDASKVLKKMFSIPSWGRYADFVRKERHKYVEWVDKVLLQSDKSLALDYLRVAFYLDNCYGDEIHKWLQHAFARRVQRLELNLFPDDDPPATQESYTFHYELFCPSSGQSQPGYSEIHHHAQIGFKSLRALSLISVNVTGEVLEFFLINCPFLERLVVEASSVLINLRVCGPSIALKYLEVCCCLMLQSIIVSDTNLVFLKTTEAHHLVLQNVPMLVNVWVSGNSRNLVRDVTSWLSCCLSKLEVLTLRANKFQVSQEKGIVHELPQLTNLKEFVLIASASKDHSLIGFTSLIRASPNLEKFVLKFRIPINS from the exons ATGGAATCAAGGGCAATACTTGCCACTGGTTTTGGACCGAGGAAG TGTGCAAAGATAGGGCAGCCCCTCAAGGATCAGATTAGTCGGCTTCCAGATGAAATCCTTGTTTATATTCTGTCTTGCCTAACGCTAAAAGAAGCTGCCAGAACAAGTGTTCTTTCAAAGCGTTGGATAGATCTATGGAGGTCCATGGCTTGCCTTGATTTTGATGCTTCAAAAGTGCTAAAGAAGATGTTCTCAATACCCAGCTGGGGAAGGTATGCGGACTTTGTTAGAAAGGAAAGGCATAAGTATGTTGAATGGGTTGACAAGGTGCTGCTTCAATCAGACAAGTCCTTGGCATTAGATTATTTGAGAGTTGCTTTTTATTTGGACAATTGTTATGGAGACGAGATTCATAAATGGCTTCAGCATGCATTTGCAAGGAGAGTGCAAAGGCTAGAATTGAACCTGTTTCCAGATGATGACCCGCCTGCTACTCAAGAATCATATACTTTTCATTATGAACTTTTTTGCCCTAGCAGTGGTCAATCTCAACCTGGTTACTCTGAAATCCATCATCATGCACAGATTGGCTTCAAGTCCCTTAGAGCATTGAGTTTGATAAGTGTGAATGTAACTGGGGAGGTACTGGAATTCTTCTTGATCAATTGTCCATTTCTTGAGCGCCTGGTAGTGGAGGCCTCTTCAGTTTTGATCAACCTTCGAGTTTGTGGTCCATCTATTGCCTTGAAATATCTGGAGGTATGCTGCTGTTTGATGTTGCAATCCATTATTGTCAGCGACACAAATTTAGTCTTCCTTAAAACTACTGAAGCACACCATCTTGTACTTCAGAACGTCCCCATGCTTGTGAATGTATGGGTTTCTGGGAATTCCCGTAACTTGGTCAGGGATGTTACTTCTTGGCTTTCTTGCTGCTTGTCAAAACTAGAGGTTCTTACTTTACGTGCCAACAAGTTTCAAGTTTCACAG GAAAAAGGAATTGTTCATGAGCTTCCTCAACTTACTAATCTGAAGGAGTTCGTCTTGATAGCTTCTGCATCAAAAGATcacagtttgattggatttactTCTTTGATCAGGGCTTCGCCCAACTTGGAGAAGTTTGTGCTGAAG TTTAGGATCCCAATCAATTCTTGA